From Micromonospora sp. NBC_01699, a single genomic window includes:
- a CDS encoding DUF2332 domain-containing protein, with protein sequence MTVTEEFALAEMFRRFARHEFRGVSPRYEYLSELLADRSDLSGPLRAAGPGQRRAILYFAAVQYLLRTTAAGHPLAAYLPTLGGGRGVDDGLGVAFADLVGAYRDELTGLCGSRTTQTNEARRGAVLRAGFGRATGYAEGRPLHLVELGTSAGLLLISDRYACRYVGPDGRTETYGPTGVPEALTMTVGLHGPGWPEPAAAELTIADRVGIDLAPIDAADPQATDWLRACVWPEQTERLARLEAALAEVALVRPRLVAGDIVATLPTLLEQVPDDTVPVVFASMALTYLDRADRLRLAAILAEVGARRDLTVVLNEASAAGAELFLDRRPAAAGPPGVLAAALLTVVAWRDGRAGVEVLGRTGGHGDWLEWHPMTYAYAPPSA encoded by the coding sequence ATGACGGTTACCGAGGAGTTCGCCCTGGCGGAGATGTTCCGTCGCTTCGCCCGGCACGAGTTCCGCGGTGTCTCGCCCCGGTACGAGTATCTGTCCGAACTGCTCGCCGATCGGTCCGACCTGTCCGGGCCGCTGCGCGCCGCCGGCCCCGGCCAACGGCGGGCGATCCTCTACTTCGCCGCCGTGCAGTATCTGCTCCGGACCACCGCGGCGGGACATCCGCTGGCGGCGTACCTGCCGACCCTCGGTGGTGGCCGGGGAGTCGACGACGGGTTGGGCGTCGCGTTCGCCGACCTGGTCGGTGCGTACCGGGACGAACTGACCGGGTTGTGTGGCAGCAGGACCACCCAGACCAACGAGGCCCGCCGGGGTGCGGTGCTGCGGGCCGGTTTCGGTCGGGCGACCGGGTACGCCGAGGGCCGCCCACTGCACCTGGTCGAGCTCGGCACCAGCGCCGGCCTGCTGCTGATCAGCGACCGGTACGCCTGCCGGTACGTCGGACCGGACGGCCGCACCGAGACGTACGGACCGACCGGGGTCCCGGAGGCGCTGACCATGACCGTCGGCCTGCACGGCCCCGGTTGGCCCGAACCGGCCGCCGCCGAGCTGACCATCGCCGACCGGGTGGGCATCGACCTCGCCCCGATCGATGCCGCCGACCCGCAGGCCACCGACTGGTTGCGGGCCTGCGTCTGGCCGGAGCAGACCGAACGGCTGGCCCGGTTGGAAGCCGCGCTCGCCGAGGTGGCCCTGGTCCGGCCGCGACTGGTCGCCGGGGACATCGTGGCGACCCTGCCCACGCTGCTGGAGCAGGTGCCGGACGACACGGTGCCGGTGGTCTTCGCCTCGATGGCGCTGACCTATCTCGACCGGGCCGACCGGCTGCGGCTGGCCGCGATCCTGGCCGAGGTCGGTGCCCGGCGGGACCTGACGGTGGTGCTCAACGAGGCGTCGGCGGCCGGTGCCGAACTGTTCCTCGACCGGCGACCGGCGGCGGCCGGGCCGCCCGGGGTGCTCGCCGCCGCGCTGCTCACCGTGGTCGCCTGGCGGGACGGCCGGGCCGGCGTCGAGGTCCTGGGCCGCACCGGCGGGCACGGCGACTGGTTGGAATGGCACCCCATGACGTACGCGTACGCGCCGCCTTCGGCCTGA
- a CDS encoding acyltransferase family protein has translation MTTTATTTAATDRPLSRLPSLTGLRWVGAMLVFGFHVGTMRVIAEPDYHAVVSKVFTLGLSGVQFFFILSGFVLVWSARPGDSPVGFWRRRAAKIFPNHVVLWAAVLLLGLYWADPFNLKVALTNLFLVQAWNPTPGWFYSVNTVSWSLSCELFFYLCLPLVLPLIRRLRPWVLVTIIVAMPLLILSLWPGQLLVPEPDRWWFTQVFPLVRSLEFWMGVAAAELMVRGRWRGPNLKIATLIFVLTWVVATQWIRAELWTTLLAAAYILVIAAAAEADVRGTWSPWRSRPMRWLGEVSFAYYLVHVFVVTSVLRATDHLNGFPGWWGPAAAVGFLLLNLVLAGLLYRFVETPMMRLLGPRRRPAPQPPATTARVPRQPGPADRPASPTTPDSRATPDSRATPDSRAGTDSPAGTEAADAPART, from the coding sequence ATGACGACCACCGCCACCACCACCGCCGCCACTGACCGACCACTCAGCAGGCTGCCGTCACTGACCGGTCTGCGGTGGGTCGGCGCCATGCTGGTCTTCGGCTTCCACGTCGGGACGATGCGGGTCATCGCCGAGCCCGACTACCACGCCGTGGTCAGCAAGGTGTTCACCCTCGGCCTGTCCGGGGTCCAGTTCTTCTTTATCCTCAGCGGTTTCGTGCTGGTCTGGTCGGCCCGACCCGGTGACAGCCCGGTCGGGTTCTGGCGTCGCCGGGCCGCGAAGATCTTCCCCAACCACGTGGTGCTGTGGGCGGCCGTGCTGCTGCTCGGGCTCTACTGGGCGGACCCGTTCAACCTGAAGGTCGCGCTCACCAACCTCTTCCTGGTGCAGGCGTGGAACCCGACGCCGGGCTGGTTCTACAGCGTCAACACGGTGAGCTGGTCGCTCTCCTGCGAGCTGTTCTTCTACCTCTGCCTGCCCCTGGTGCTCCCGCTGATCCGCCGGCTGCGCCCCTGGGTACTGGTCACGATCATCGTCGCGATGCCGCTGCTGATCCTCTCCCTCTGGCCGGGGCAGCTGCTGGTGCCGGAGCCGGACCGCTGGTGGTTCACCCAGGTGTTCCCGCTGGTACGTTCGCTGGAGTTCTGGATGGGCGTGGCGGCGGCCGAGCTGATGGTGCGCGGCCGGTGGCGCGGGCCGAACCTGAAGATCGCCACCCTGATCTTCGTGCTGACCTGGGTGGTCGCCACCCAGTGGATCCGCGCCGAGCTGTGGACGACACTGCTCGCCGCCGCGTACATCCTGGTGATCGCCGCAGCGGCCGAGGCGGACGTACGCGGCACCTGGTCGCCGTGGCGGTCCCGGCCGATGCGCTGGCTCGGCGAGGTCTCCTTCGCCTACTACCTGGTGCACGTGTTCGTGGTCACCAGCGTGCTGCGGGCCACCGACCACCTGAACGGCTTCCCCGGCTGGTGGGGACCGGCCGCGGCGGTCGGGTTCCTGCTGCTCAACCTCGTCCTCGCCGGCCTGCTGTACCGCTTCGTGGAAACCCCGATGATGCGCCTGCTCGGACCCCGGCGGCGGCCGGCGCCACAACCACCAGCGACGACGGCCCGTGTACCGCGTCAGCCCGGCCCGGCCGACCGGCCCGCCAGCCCGACCACGCCCGACAGCCGAGCCACGCCGGACAGCCGAGCCACGCCGGACAGCCGAGCCGGGACCGACAGCCCGGCCGGGACCGAGGCGGCCGACGCGCCGGCCCGGACGTAG
- a CDS encoding glycerophosphodiester phosphodiesterase produces MVLTRSGPAPARVTTPGRVVVGLLTLAASVGTLSAVDTGTPAAAAPGSVVVSANFDTGGLPAGWRAVDGDWTVKNGRLYGAAGSGSKKITFGRHLNDFRLEATVRFESVAEATRWTALGLDVPAAGTPPWWIATLRSGSTAANGLEFAQLTTANTWNVTNTAAAPSAAGTGRDISIAAEVHGINARWFFAGREVLRTSGLQRSAGGVQALIVNGATVSFDNVRVTELAPNPYIRPVGAPLTVIAHRGACAVAPENTLVAQDVARRNGAEWIENDVQPSKDGVPFVMHDSTVDRTTNGTGAIRNLTAAQLKQLDAGSWFGPQFAGVRLPTLAEQLVDLRTRGGKLLLEIKGAHSKAQVARIIDIIRAEQMTDRVFIQSFETSALTYSYQLAPEIPLGLLRSTLDADPVAIARQYHLTAYNPAVAALTARPAVIANLHTAGVALMVWTVDSAGQWQQLKGLGVDGIITNRSPELVDWNAANPG; encoded by the coding sequence ATGGTCCTCACTCGATCGGGCCCCGCGCCCGCCCGTGTCACCACCCCCGGCCGGGTCGTCGTCGGCCTGTTGACGCTGGCCGCCTCGGTCGGCACCCTCAGCGCCGTCGACACCGGCACGCCGGCCGCCGCGGCGCCCGGCAGCGTCGTCGTCTCCGCGAACTTCGACACCGGCGGTCTGCCCGCCGGCTGGCGGGCCGTCGACGGTGACTGGACGGTCAAGAACGGCCGACTGTACGGCGCCGCCGGCAGCGGTTCGAAGAAGATCACCTTCGGGCGGCACCTGAACGACTTCCGGCTGGAGGCGACGGTCCGGTTCGAGTCCGTGGCCGAGGCGACCCGATGGACCGCGCTCGGGCTCGACGTACCGGCCGCGGGCACCCCGCCGTGGTGGATCGCGACCCTGCGCAGCGGCAGCACCGCCGCCAACGGGCTGGAGTTCGCCCAGCTCACCACGGCGAACACGTGGAACGTGACGAACACCGCCGCGGCACCCTCGGCGGCCGGCACCGGCCGGGACATCAGCATCGCCGCCGAGGTGCACGGCATCAACGCACGCTGGTTCTTCGCCGGCCGGGAGGTGCTGCGGACCAGTGGTCTCCAGCGTTCGGCCGGCGGAGTGCAGGCGCTGATCGTGAACGGGGCCACCGTGTCGTTCGACAATGTCAGGGTCACCGAGCTGGCGCCGAACCCGTACATCCGGCCGGTCGGTGCGCCGCTGACCGTCATCGCCCACCGGGGCGCCTGCGCCGTCGCGCCGGAGAACACCCTGGTGGCGCAGGACGTCGCCCGGCGCAACGGGGCCGAGTGGATCGAGAACGACGTCCAGCCGAGCAAGGACGGCGTGCCGTTCGTGATGCACGACAGCACGGTCGACCGCACCACCAACGGCACCGGTGCGATTCGCAACCTCACCGCCGCCCAACTCAAGCAACTCGACGCCGGTTCCTGGTTCGGCCCGCAGTTCGCCGGCGTACGGCTGCCGACGCTGGCCGAGCAACTGGTCGACCTGCGCACGCGGGGCGGAAAGCTGCTGCTGGAGATCAAGGGCGCGCACAGCAAAGCCCAGGTCGCCAGGATCATCGACATCATCCGGGCCGAGCAGATGACCGACCGGGTCTTCATCCAGAGCTTCGAGACCAGCGCCCTCACCTACAGCTACCAACTGGCCCCGGAGATCCCGCTCGGCCTGCTGCGCAGCACCCTCGACGCGGACCCGGTGGCGATCGCCCGGCAGTACCACCTGACCGCGTACAACCCGGCGGTGGCGGCGCTGACCGCCCGTCCGGCCGTTATCGCCAACCTGCACACCGCCGGGGTGGCGCTGATGGTCTGGACGGTCGACTCGGCCGGCCAGTGGCAGCAGCTCAAGGGCCTCGGGGTGGACGGGATCATCACCAACCGCTCGCCCGAACTCGTCGACTGGAACGCCGCCAACCCCGGCTGA
- a CDS encoding YraN family protein, with product MTLERKAVGAYGERCAVRHLVASGLRVVDRNWRTPAGGHGPAGEIDIIAWDGAVLAFCEVKTRRGGTFGPPAEAVVPAKARRLRRLAARWLEQSSARPAEVRFDVVSVFAPPRGAARVEHLKGAF from the coding sequence ATGACGCTGGAACGGAAAGCGGTCGGCGCGTACGGCGAGCGCTGTGCCGTACGGCACCTGGTGGCGAGCGGTCTGCGGGTGGTGGACCGGAACTGGCGTACGCCGGCCGGCGGGCACGGTCCGGCCGGGGAGATCGACATCATCGCCTGGGACGGTGCCGTACTCGCGTTCTGCGAGGTGAAGACCAGGCGCGGCGGCACCTTCGGCCCACCCGCCGAGGCGGTGGTCCCGGCGAAGGCGCGGCGGTTGCGGCGGCTGGCCGCGCGGTGGCTGGAACAGTCGTCGGCCCGTCCGGCCGAGGTCCGCTTCGACGTGGTCTCGGTGTTCGCGCCACCGCGCGGGGCGGCGCGGGTGGAACACCTCAAGGGGGCGTTCTGA
- a CDS encoding GNAT family N-acetyltransferase, with translation MSGSLTVRLAGADDAPTVASALAVASLDEAVLAWVVPDERARRDRVTSGAEQTLAWVHGVLATGEVLVAQVDSGVIAGLSLWEFDNGDPVGTDPAELSAFLARAYGEYAPRMALVHELTRRRHPRGEPHWYLQQMVVVPDHRGRGLGGAMLSHQLARADAAGVAAYLEASSPRNRRLYERHGFRALGGPITLPDGPGVQPMWRPAATPAEPR, from the coding sequence ATGTCCGGAAGTCTGACCGTACGGCTGGCCGGGGCGGACGACGCGCCGACGGTCGCGAGCGCGCTCGCGGTGGCGAGCCTGGACGAGGCGGTCCTCGCCTGGGTGGTTCCCGACGAGCGGGCCCGCCGGGATCGGGTCACCTCCGGTGCGGAGCAGACCCTCGCCTGGGTGCACGGGGTGCTCGCCACCGGTGAGGTCCTGGTCGCGCAGGTCGACTCCGGCGTGATCGCCGGGCTGTCCCTGTGGGAGTTCGACAACGGCGATCCCGTCGGCACCGACCCCGCCGAGCTGAGCGCCTTCCTCGCCCGGGCGTACGGCGAGTACGCGCCCCGGATGGCCCTCGTGCACGAGCTGACCCGGCGGCGTCACCCGCGCGGCGAACCGCACTGGTACCTGCAACAGATGGTGGTCGTACCCGATCATCGCGGGCGCGGCCTCGGCGGCGCGATGCTCAGCCACCAGTTGGCGCGGGCCGACGCCGCCGGAGTCGCCGCCTATCTGGAGGCCAGCTCGCCGCGCAACCGCAGGCTGTACGAGCGGCACGGGTTCCGGGCGCTCGGCGGCCCGATTACCCTGCCGGACGGCCCCGGCGTACAGCCCATGTGGCGGCCGGCCGCCACCCCCGCCGAACCGCGGTGA
- a CDS encoding GNAT family N-acetyltransferase, which yields MTNTNPEPTVELDEAGHRYTITVAGAVAGFARYFDNDGQRVFFHTEIDKEYGGQGLGGRLVGGALDHVRAAGLRIVPICPFVKSYLGRHHQFDDLIDPVTPNLLARIGA from the coding sequence ATGACGAACACCAACCCCGAACCAACCGTCGAGCTGGACGAGGCCGGGCACCGGTACACCATCACCGTCGCCGGTGCGGTCGCCGGCTTCGCCCGGTATTTCGACAACGACGGCCAACGGGTCTTCTTCCACACCGAGATCGACAAGGAGTACGGCGGCCAGGGGCTGGGCGGCCGACTCGTCGGCGGAGCACTCGACCACGTACGCGCCGCCGGGCTGCGGATCGTGCCGATCTGCCCGTTCGTGAAGTCGTACCTCGGTCGGCACCACCAGTTTGACGACCTGATCGACCCGGTCACCCCGAACCTGCTCGCCCGGATCGGTGCATAG
- a CDS encoding YifB family Mg chelatase-like AAA ATPase, which translates to MSYAKVLCVGLVGVTGHLVEVEADLAPGLPAVVLSGLPDTALNEARDRVRAAIVNSGQHWPNRRITVNLLPATLPKHGSGFDLAIAAAMLGGSGELPLAPLADVVILGELGLDGTVRPIRGVLPMVVAAARAGISRVVVPVENAAEAAVVPGVRVRAVDSLHRLVAYVRDGVGLLDPPPRRTAPPVSGPDLSEVAGQGLGRRAVEVAAAGGHHLALLGPPGAGKTMLAERLPSILPELDDDTALEVTALHSIAGLLPPGGELVRRPPFQAPHHTATVPAIVGGGSGLARPGAVSLAHRGILFLDEAAEFQSRALDALRQPLEHGRVVINRARGGTEYPARVQLVLASNPCPCAKPAGDTHCECTPLARRRYLSRISGPLLDRIDVQVTLSPLGAAELMDSGESNESSAEIGARVAAARAAATARWAGLGWKVNADVPGPYLRQARWRLPAASTDTLRRRLDRGSLSARGFDRIIRMAWTISDLDGRDRPGADDVAEATNLRTMETS; encoded by the coding sequence GTGAGCTACGCGAAGGTGCTCTGCGTCGGCCTGGTCGGGGTGACCGGGCACCTGGTGGAGGTCGAGGCCGACCTCGCCCCCGGACTGCCCGCCGTCGTCCTGTCCGGCCTGCCCGACACCGCCCTCAACGAGGCCCGCGACCGGGTACGCGCGGCGATCGTCAACTCCGGCCAACACTGGCCCAACCGTCGGATCACGGTCAACCTGCTCCCCGCCACCCTGCCCAAACACGGTTCGGGATTCGATCTCGCCATCGCGGCGGCAATGCTCGGCGGCTCCGGCGAACTGCCGCTGGCACCGCTGGCGGACGTGGTGATCCTCGGTGAACTGGGGCTCGACGGGACCGTCCGACCGATCCGGGGCGTACTGCCGATGGTGGTGGCCGCGGCACGAGCGGGGATCAGTCGGGTGGTCGTACCGGTCGAGAACGCCGCCGAGGCTGCGGTCGTACCGGGAGTGCGGGTTCGGGCGGTGGACAGCCTGCACCGGCTCGTCGCGTACGTCCGGGACGGGGTGGGGCTGCTCGACCCGCCACCGCGCCGGACCGCTCCACCCGTGTCGGGGCCGGACCTGTCCGAGGTCGCCGGTCAGGGGCTGGGTCGGCGGGCGGTCGAGGTCGCCGCCGCCGGTGGACACCACCTGGCGCTGCTCGGCCCGCCCGGTGCCGGCAAGACGATGCTCGCCGAACGGCTCCCGTCGATCCTGCCCGAACTGGACGACGACACCGCCCTGGAGGTGACCGCGCTGCACTCCATCGCCGGCCTCCTGCCGCCGGGCGGGGAACTCGTACGCCGGCCGCCGTTCCAGGCCCCGCACCACACCGCGACCGTACCGGCGATCGTCGGGGGCGGATCGGGGCTGGCCCGTCCCGGAGCCGTCTCACTGGCCCATCGGGGCATCCTGTTCCTGGACGAGGCGGCCGAGTTCCAGTCGCGGGCACTCGACGCGCTGCGGCAACCGCTGGAGCACGGTCGAGTGGTGATCAACCGGGCCAGGGGTGGCACCGAATATCCGGCCAGGGTGCAACTCGTACTCGCGTCGAATCCGTGCCCGTGCGCGAAGCCCGCCGGGGACACCCACTGCGAGTGCACGCCGTTGGCCCGTCGGCGGTACCTGTCCCGGATCTCCGGCCCGCTGCTGGACCGGATCGACGTACAGGTGACGCTCAGCCCGTTGGGCGCGGCCGAGCTGATGGACAGCGGCGAGTCGAACGAGTCCTCGGCCGAGATCGGCGCTCGGGTCGCGGCCGCCCGAGCCGCGGCGACCGCCCGCTGGGCCGGGCTCGGCTGGAAGGTCAACGCCGACGTACCCGGACCCTACCTACGCCAGGCCCGCTGGCGGCTGCCGGCGGCCAGCACCGACACGCTGCGCCGGCGACTGGACCGGGGATCCCTCTCCGCGCGGGGCTTCGACCGGATCATCCGGATGGCGTGGACCATCTCCGACCTCGACGGGCGGGACCGGCCGGGCGCCGACGACGTCGCCGAGGCAACCAACCTGCGAACCATGGAGACGTCATGA
- a CDS encoding threonine aldolase family protein, with protein MSTPDARPPIRRSLFAHAPIRLSPQAVLRQLLDRVDTDTPTAGPDGPMAQLERRLATLLGKESALFFPTGTMAQQVALRIHAQRRGVPTFAAHPQTHLDTWEAQGYQVVHGLRFHPAGDRHRLMTGADLDAIGEPLAAVLWELPQRDIGGQLPEWDDLRAQVEAVRAGGAATHLDGARIWEAQTYYRLPFDEIAGLFDTVYVSLYKALQGVRGAVLAADAATIAEAAVWRTRLGGAIADAWPLALAALAGLDTLLPRMPAYRDHAIAIAAAINADGVALAWPDPPQTPLFHVHLPAGGPAVERAAAAMLAEHGVQLFGRIRSAPDPTRSSFEVTVHENAMDFTPAEVVELLRELVLRAVRER; from the coding sequence ATGTCGACGCCCGATGCCCGCCCGCCGATCCGGCGATCCCTGTTCGCGCACGCGCCGATCCGGCTGAGCCCGCAGGCGGTGCTCCGACAACTCCTCGACCGGGTCGACACCGACACCCCGACCGCCGGTCCGGACGGGCCGATGGCGCAGCTCGAACGGCGGCTGGCCACCCTGCTCGGCAAGGAATCCGCGCTGTTCTTCCCGACCGGGACGATGGCCCAGCAGGTCGCGCTCCGGATCCACGCCCAGCGTCGCGGCGTACCCACCTTCGCCGCCCACCCGCAGACCCACCTGGATACCTGGGAGGCACAGGGCTACCAGGTCGTACACGGGTTGCGGTTCCACCCGGCCGGTGACCGCCACCGGCTGATGACCGGCGCGGACCTCGACGCGATCGGTGAACCCCTGGCGGCGGTGCTGTGGGAGCTGCCACAGCGCGACATCGGCGGTCAGCTGCCCGAGTGGGACGACCTGCGCGCGCAGGTCGAGGCGGTACGGGCCGGCGGGGCGGCAACGCACCTGGACGGCGCCCGGATCTGGGAGGCGCAGACCTACTACCGGCTGCCGTTCGACGAGATCGCCGGTCTCTTCGACACCGTGTACGTGTCGCTCTACAAGGCCCTCCAGGGCGTACGCGGTGCGGTCCTGGCGGCCGACGCGGCGACGATCGCGGAGGCGGCGGTGTGGCGTACCCGGCTCGGTGGGGCGATCGCCGACGCCTGGCCGCTGGCCCTGGCCGCGCTCGCCGGGCTCGACACGCTGCTGCCCCGGATGCCGGCCTACCGGGATCACGCGATCGCGATCGCGGCGGCGATCAACGCCGACGGGGTGGCGCTGGCCTGGCCGGACCCGCCGCAGACCCCGCTGTTCCACGTGCACCTGCCGGCGGGCGGTCCGGCGGTCGAACGGGCCGCAGCGGCGATGCTCGCCGAGCACGGCGTCCAGCTCTTCGGTCGGATCCGGTCCGCGCCGGATCCGACCAGGTCGAGCTTTGAGGTCACGGTGCACGAGAACGCGATGGACTTCACCCCGGCCGAGGTGGTCGAGCTGCTGCGCGAACTGGTGCTGCGCGCGGTCCGCGAACGCTGA
- the rpsB gene encoding 30S ribosomal protein S2, whose product MAVVTMRQLLESGVHFGHQTRRWNPKMKRFIFTERNGIYIIDLRQTLEYIETAYEYVRRTVAEGGSILFVGTKKQAQEAIAEQATRVGQPYVNHRWLGGMLTNFQTVYKRLQRMKELEALGDLSGTAAGYTKKETLQLSREKIKLTRTLGGLRDMTKVPAAIWVVDTKKEHIAVDEARKLGIPVIAVLDTNCDPDEVDFPIPGNDDAIRSAELLTRVIAAAVGDGLIARSGKHRGNDEKPEPGVVAADEPLAEWERELIEDTEKKADDSEPKAAEPAAAAAE is encoded by the coding sequence ATGGCTGTAGTGACCATGCGTCAGCTGCTGGAAAGTGGCGTCCACTTCGGGCACCAGACCCGCCGCTGGAACCCGAAGATGAAGCGCTTCATTTTCACCGAGCGCAACGGCATCTACATCATCGACCTGCGCCAGACGCTCGAATACATCGAGACGGCGTACGAGTACGTGCGCCGGACCGTCGCCGAGGGCGGCAGCATCCTGTTCGTCGGCACCAAGAAGCAGGCCCAGGAGGCGATCGCCGAGCAGGCGACCCGGGTCGGCCAGCCGTACGTCAACCACCGCTGGCTCGGTGGCATGCTGACCAACTTCCAGACGGTCTACAAGCGGTTGCAGCGGATGAAGGAGCTGGAGGCGCTGGGTGACCTGTCCGGCACCGCCGCGGGTTATACCAAGAAGGAGACCCTGCAACTCTCCCGGGAGAAGATCAAGCTCACCCGGACGCTGGGTGGTCTGCGGGACATGACGAAGGTTCCCGCCGCGATCTGGGTCGTCGACACCAAGAAGGAACACATCGCCGTCGACGAGGCCCGCAAGCTGGGCATCCCGGTGATCGCGGTGCTCGACACCAACTGTGACCCGGACGAGGTCGACTTCCCGATCCCGGGCAACGACGACGCGATCCGTTCCGCCGAGCTGCTCACCCGCGTCATCGCGGCCGCGGTCGGCGACGGTCTGATCGCCCGTTCGGGCAAGCACCGTGGCAACGACGAGAAGCCGGAGCCGGGTGTGGTGGCCGCCGACGAGCCGCTCGCCGAGTGGGAGCGGGAACTGATCGAGGACACCGAGAAGAAGGCCGACGACTCGGAGCCGAAGGCCGCCGAGCCGGCTGCCGCTGCCGCTGAGTGA
- a CDS encoding winged helix-turn-helix transcriptional regulator, with protein MTRAVNHAEAGACDRADAALARAFGVLGKRWSALVLGSLRSGPAGFRELSRAVEGVSDSVLSDRLSELTEVGLVARTVEAGPPVSVSYELTSGGLALIPVLTEISRWATDHLPHDKP; from the coding sequence ATGACCAGGGCCGTCAACCACGCCGAGGCGGGAGCCTGCGACCGGGCCGACGCGGCCCTGGCGCGTGCCTTCGGCGTACTCGGTAAGCGGTGGAGTGCGCTGGTGCTCGGCAGCCTGCGCAGTGGACCGGCCGGATTCCGTGAGTTGTCCCGAGCCGTCGAGGGTGTCAGCGATTCGGTGCTTTCCGACCGGCTGTCCGAGTTGACCGAGGTCGGTCTCGTCGCCCGTACGGTGGAAGCCGGGCCCCCGGTGTCGGTCTCCTACGAGCTGACCTCGGGCGGACTGGCCCTCATCCCGGTGCTCACCGAGATCTCCCGCTGGGCCACCGACCACCTCCCACACGACAAGCCCTGA
- a CDS encoding carboxymuconolactone decarboxylase family protein, giving the protein MPPARRLYLDKQSSAIFKSLTAVAVQVRAQATELGLSRRLLELVNIRVSQLNGCGYCLQLHTARALAEGETTHRLSVLTVWRETELFEPRERAALMLAEGATLVAGERITDAEYAWVTSVLTADEISVLSWAAITINSFNRVSILSRHPVPVQGPAVAADAG; this is encoded by the coding sequence GTGCCGCCGGCCCGCCGCCTCTATCTCGACAAGCAGTCATCCGCGATCTTCAAATCGCTCACCGCGGTCGCCGTCCAGGTACGGGCCCAGGCCACCGAACTCGGCCTGAGCCGTCGCCTGCTCGAACTGGTCAACATCCGGGTCTCGCAGCTCAACGGGTGCGGGTACTGCCTGCAACTGCACACCGCGCGAGCGCTCGCCGAGGGCGAGACCACGCACCGGCTCTCCGTGCTGACCGTCTGGCGGGAGACCGAGCTGTTCGAGCCGAGGGAGCGGGCCGCGCTGATGCTCGCCGAGGGGGCGACCCTGGTGGCCGGCGAGCGGATCACCGACGCCGAGTACGCCTGGGTCACCTCGGTGCTGACCGCCGACGAGATCTCCGTACTGAGCTGGGCGGCGATCACGATCAACTCGTTCAACCGGGTGTCGATCCTGAGTCGGCACCCCGTACCGGTGCAGGGCCCGGCGGTGGCCGCGGACGCCGGCTAG
- a CDS encoding pirin family protein, producing MSTTEADPEFTTCESGPEGLQILEPRLVPLGGLRALNVRRTLPQRARSLIGAWCFVDHYGPDDVTESGGMAVHGHPHTGLQTVSWLFDGEIEHRDTVGSVRTVRPGEVNLMTAGRGIAHSEFSTPDTTVLRGAQLWIALPEHERHSEPRFEHYAPEPVSIAGARVSVFVGSLLGSTSPVRTATRLLGAQLRLDAGATVTIEVDPAFEHGILVDDGRVTVAGADVGQSELLFVQLGPASLTITAESGPARILLLGGEPLNERIIMWWNFIGRTHEEVVGYRDRWQAQAFGTHDEGSGERPYGPFPADWQQLIPAPPLPGGRLKLRP from the coding sequence GTGAGCACCACCGAGGCCGATCCGGAGTTCACCACCTGCGAGTCCGGGCCGGAGGGGCTCCAGATCCTGGAACCACGGCTGGTGCCGCTGGGCGGGCTGCGGGCGCTGAACGTACGCCGGACCCTGCCGCAACGGGCCAGGTCGCTGATTGGCGCCTGGTGCTTCGTGGACCACTACGGCCCGGACGACGTGACCGAGTCTGGCGGGATGGCGGTGCACGGCCACCCGCACACCGGGCTACAGACCGTGAGCTGGCTCTTTGACGGGGAGATCGAACACAGGGACACGGTCGGCTCGGTCCGTACGGTCCGGCCCGGCGAGGTGAACCTGATGACCGCCGGTCGGGGCATCGCGCACTCGGAGTTCTCGACCCCGGACACCACCGTGCTGCGCGGGGCACAGCTCTGGATCGCCCTGCCCGAGCACGAGCGGCACAGCGAACCCCGGTTCGAGCACTACGCACCCGAGCCGGTCAGCATCGCCGGTGCCAGGGTGAGCGTCTTCGTCGGCTCCCTGCTCGGGTCGACCTCCCCGGTGCGTACGGCCACCCGCCTGCTCGGGGCGCAGTTGCGGCTCGACGCCGGGGCGACGGTGACCATCGAGGTGGACCCGGCCTTCGAACACGGCATCCTGGTCGACGACGGGCGGGTGACCGTCGCCGGTGCCGACGTCGGCCAGTCCGAGCTGCTCTTCGTCCAACTCGGACCGGCCAGCCTGACCATCACCGCCGAGTCCGGACCGGCCCGGATCCTGCTGCTCGGCGGCGAACCGCTGAACGAGCGGATCATCATGTGGTGGAACTTCATCGGGCGTACGCACGAGGAGGTTGTCGGATACCGCGACCGGTGGCAGGCGCAGGCGTTCGGCACCCACGACGAAGGCAGCGGTGAACGGCCGTACGGGCCGTTTCCCGCCGACTGGCAACAGCTCATCCCGGCGCCGCCCCTGCCCGGCGGCCGGCTGAAGCTCCGCCCCTGA